A section of the Euryarchaeota archaeon genome encodes:
- a CDS encoding UDP-glucose/GDP-mannose dehydrogenase family protein — MHVSVIGSGYVGTCQAILLARHGHNVTLVDMLPEKVALITRGKAPFHEPGVDDSLAELVARKLITATTDLRSAVDETDITFLCVGTPSKRDGSIDLTFIKDASTQVGEALRTKNDHHVVAVKSTVVPGTTDSVVLPALESASGKEAGKGFGVAMNPEFLKEGSALKDALNPDRIVVGTRDPKAAARLWDLYAKFDCPKITTDERSAEMIKYASNAFLATKIAFSNEVANMCEKMGIDVYDVMRGVGYDARIGPLFLRAGAGFGGSCFPKDVSAIAALGKKEGAKSLILEAVLEQNKVQPVRVVAMLKQELGSLKGKRVAILGLAFKPDTDDVRETRALPIYKALKKAGAAVTVYDPQGTSNFAKLAGGRVLSTTNARDALKGKDGVIIQTEWDEFKRLSPADFKTLMKRPIVVDGRRTFDPVMFSGTGVVYRAIGLGKKVS; from the coding sequence ATGCACGTCTCCGTCATCGGATCAGGCTACGTCGGAACCTGCCAGGCGATACTGCTCGCCCGCCACGGGCACAACGTCACCCTCGTCGATATGCTTCCTGAGAAAGTCGCGCTCATCACGAGGGGCAAGGCCCCTTTCCACGAGCCCGGGGTCGACGATTCCCTCGCGGAGCTCGTCGCCCGCAAGCTCATCACCGCGACCACGGACTTGAGGTCGGCCGTGGACGAGACCGACATCACGTTCCTCTGCGTAGGGACACCCTCGAAGCGGGACGGCTCCATAGACCTCACTTTCATCAAGGACGCGTCCACGCAAGTCGGAGAGGCGCTACGCACGAAGAACGACCACCATGTCGTGGCCGTGAAGAGCACGGTCGTTCCGGGGACCACGGATTCCGTCGTCCTCCCCGCGCTTGAGAGCGCCTCCGGCAAGGAAGCCGGCAAGGGCTTCGGTGTGGCGATGAACCCCGAATTCCTGAAGGAGGGCTCCGCCCTAAAGGACGCTTTGAACCCGGACCGCATCGTCGTAGGAACCCGCGATCCGAAGGCGGCCGCCCGCCTCTGGGACCTTTACGCGAAGTTCGACTGCCCGAAGATAACGACCGATGAGCGGTCGGCGGAGATGATCAAGTACGCCTCGAACGCGTTCCTCGCCACGAAGATCGCCTTCTCGAACGAGGTGGCGAACATGTGCGAGAAGATGGGCATCGACGTCTACGATGTGATGCGCGGCGTCGGTTACGACGCTCGGATCGGGCCGCTGTTCCTCCGGGCGGGCGCGGGCTTCGGGGGAAGTTGCTTCCCGAAGGACGTGAGCGCCATCGCGGCGCTCGGGAAGAAGGAGGGGGCGAAATCCCTCATCCTCGAGGCCGTCCTCGAACAGAACAAAGTCCAGCCTGTTCGCGTCGTCGCCATGCTCAAGCAGGAACTCGGTTCCCTCAAGGGCAAACGCGTGGCAATACTCGGACTCGCTTTCAAACCCGACACGGATGACGTGCGGGAGACGCGGGCCCTGCCCATCTACAAGGCGCTCAAGAAAGCCGGCGCCGCCGTCACCGTCTATGACCCGCAGGGGACCTCGAACTTTGCGAAACTTGCAGGAGGCCGCGTCCTCTCCACGACGAACGCCCGGGACGCCCTCAAGGGAAAAGACGGCGTGATAATCCAGACCGAGTGGGACGAGTTCAAGCGTCTCAGTCCCGCGGATTTCAAGACGCTCATGAAGAGGCCGATCGTCGTGGACGGGCGACGGACTTTCGACCCCGTGATGTTCTCAGGGACGGGCGTCGTTTACCGCGCGATCGGGTTGGGAAAAAAGGTAAGCTGA